In Brassica napus cultivar Da-Ae chromosome C2, Da-Ae, whole genome shotgun sequence, the sequence ATACTAGATATTAAATATAAGGTGGTATAAATGCTTACCATTAATTAATtccacatttttttattatatgttttttgtttgcttgCTAAGATGGCAAGTTGGAGCTACTAGTCCCTGCAGTACCATCTTCAACATCATGATCACTCCTCATAGgattcctcttcttcttcttcttccttttcttgtAAGGGACTCCTCTTGCCTTCGCCTGTGAATCTCTCACTTCTTtaagaaaaaccctaattccaccGCCGGCAAACGGGTTTCTCTCCGGCAACCCTCCGTTCTCCTCATAGGCTGCTCGCAGCCGTCCGATCAAAGCATCTAAACTCCCCCACGCTTGCTTTAAAGGACAGTTACACTGTCCCGAGGGCTCAACTTGTCCGAAGA encodes:
- the LOC106437371 gene encoding protein LIGHT-DEPENDENT SHORT HYPOCOTYLS 7; translation: MASPSNKGKDIAEESPSQSQPQQPQSPPNPPALSRYESQKKRDWNTFCQYLRNQQPPVHVSQCGSNHILDFLQYLDQFGKTKVHAHGCVFFGQVEPSGQCNCPLKQAWGSLDALIGRLRAAYEENGGLPERNPFAGGGIRVFLKEVRDSQAKARGVPYKKRKKKKKRNPMRSDHDVEDGTAGTSSSNLPS